A single region of the Anomaloglossus baeobatrachus isolate aAnoBae1 chromosome 2, aAnoBae1.hap1, whole genome shotgun sequence genome encodes:
- the LOC142289765 gene encoding speriolin-like protein, protein MFSGTSTNYNMDNPGLYSGDEEAFNTESLRLLKEKAKLRKLMGLMQENMELRCTLKEHERKAQIITPPGQHKKDHNGMKEKKNTEISQHHYLREEAQMVNTGLDLDLENIKKCQRIVGELAFQLDRRILSAIFLEQQRMYGYRVPNIKEKIIQVTTIPATGKVNQKLRYELNQRYNHTMDELRKFGYNPTVHPHFTEYIVNTYGITKDRHAKTEDLSSYNDPQYLNKMINECMPRDIVEDIIIILNCLVYFAREDGKSLLI, encoded by the exons ATGTTTTCAGGAACTTCTACTAATTACAACATGGACAATCCTGGTTTATATTCTGGTGATGAAGAAGCCTTCAACACCGAGAGTTTGCGTCTACTAAAAGAGAAAGCGAAGCTGCGCAAACTGATGGGGCTAATGCAGGAGAACATGGAGCTTCGCTGTACTTTAAAAGAGCATGAAAGAAAAGCTCAAATTATAACACCTCCTGGACAACACAAGAAAGACCACAATG GcatgaaagagaaaaaaaatacagaaatatcACAACATCATT ACCTCAGAGAAGAAGCACAAATGGTCAATACAGGCCTTGACCTAG ACCTTGAAAACATTAAGAAGTGTCAGCGCATTGTCGGAGAGCTGGCCTTTCAGCTGGACCGCCGGATTCTGAGTGCCATCTTCCTGGAGCAACAACGAATGTATGGATACCGAGTACCAAATATAAAGGAGAAGATTATACAG GTGACCACAATTCCAGCGACTGGAAAAGTTAATCAGAAATTAAGATATGAGTTGAACCAGCGCTACAATCACACCATGGATGAGCTGAGGAAATTTGGCTACAACCCAACAGTGCACCCACACTTTACAGAGTACATAGTCAACACCTATGGGATAACGAAGGATAGACATGCAAAAACCGAAGATCTTTCCTCCTATAATGACCCACAATACCTAAACAAGATGATAAATGAGTGCATGCCAAGAGACATAGTGGAAGATATCATAATAATCCTCAACTGTCTGGTATATTTTGCCAGAGAAGATGGAAAATCTTTGCTCATCTAA
- the LOC142290030 gene encoding speriolin-like isoform X1, whose protein sequence is MFSGTSTNYNMDNPGLYSSDEEAFNTESLRLLKENAKLRKLMALMQENVELRCTLKEHERKAQIITPPGQHKKDHNGMKEKKNTEISQHHYLREEAQMVNSGPHLDLENIKKCQRIVGELAFQLDHRILCAIFLEQQRMYGYRVPNIKEKIIQVTTIPATGKVNEKLRYELNQRYNHTMDELRKFGYNPTVHPHFTEYIVNTYGITKDRHAKTEDLSSYNDPQYLNKMINECMPRDIVEDIIIILNCLVYFARDDGKSLLI, encoded by the exons ATGTTTTCAGGAACTTCTACTAATTACAACATGGACAATCCTGGTTTGTATTCTAGTGATGAAGAAGCCTTCAACACCGAGAGTTTGCGTCTACTAAAAGAGAATGCGAAGCTGCGCAAACTGATGGCGCTAATGCAGGAGAACGTGGAGCTTCGCTGTACTTTAAAAGAGCATGAAAGAAAAGCTCAAATTATAACACCTCCTGGACAACACAAGAAAGACCACAATG GcatgaaagagaaaaaaaatacagaaatatcACAACATCATT ACCTCAGAGAAGAAGCACAAATGGTCAATTCAGGCCCACACCTAG ACCTAGAAAACATTAAGAAGTGTCAGCGCATTGTCGGAGAGCTGGCCTTTCAGCTGGACCACCGGATTCTGTGTGCCATCTTCCTGGAGCAACAACGAATGTATGGATACCGAGTACCAAATATAAAGGAGAAGATTATACAG GTGACCACAATTCCAGCGACTGGAAAAGTTAATGAGAAATTAAGATATGAGTTGAACCAGCGCTACAATCACACCATGGATGAGCTGAGGAAATTTGGCTACAACCCAACAGTGCACCCACACTTTACAGAGTACATAGTCAACACCTATGGGATAACGAAGGATAGACATGCAAAAACCGAAGATCTTTCCTCCTATAATGACCCACAATACCTAAACAAGATGATAAATGAGTGCATGCCAAGAGACATAGTGGAAGACATCATAATAATCCTCAACTGTCTGGTATATTTTGCCAGAGATGATGGAAAATCTCTGCTCATCTAA
- the LOC142290030 gene encoding speriolin-like isoform X2, producing the protein MFSGTSTNYNMDNPGLYSSDEEAFNTESLRLLKENAKLRKLMALMQENVELRCTLKEHERKAQIITPPGQHKKDHNDLREEAQMVNSGPHLDLENIKKCQRIVGELAFQLDHRILCAIFLEQQRMYGYRVPNIKEKIIQVTTIPATGKVNEKLRYELNQRYNHTMDELRKFGYNPTVHPHFTEYIVNTYGITKDRHAKTEDLSSYNDPQYLNKMINECMPRDIVEDIIIILNCLVYFARDDGKSLLI; encoded by the exons ATGTTTTCAGGAACTTCTACTAATTACAACATGGACAATCCTGGTTTGTATTCTAGTGATGAAGAAGCCTTCAACACCGAGAGTTTGCGTCTACTAAAAGAGAATGCGAAGCTGCGCAAACTGATGGCGCTAATGCAGGAGAACGTGGAGCTTCGCTGTACTTTAAAAGAGCATGAAAGAAAAGCTCAAATTATAACACCTCCTGGACAACACAAGAAAGACCACAATG ACCTCAGAGAAGAAGCACAAATGGTCAATTCAGGCCCACACCTAG ACCTAGAAAACATTAAGAAGTGTCAGCGCATTGTCGGAGAGCTGGCCTTTCAGCTGGACCACCGGATTCTGTGTGCCATCTTCCTGGAGCAACAACGAATGTATGGATACCGAGTACCAAATATAAAGGAGAAGATTATACAG GTGACCACAATTCCAGCGACTGGAAAAGTTAATGAGAAATTAAGATATGAGTTGAACCAGCGCTACAATCACACCATGGATGAGCTGAGGAAATTTGGCTACAACCCAACAGTGCACCCACACTTTACAGAGTACATAGTCAACACCTATGGGATAACGAAGGATAGACATGCAAAAACCGAAGATCTTTCCTCCTATAATGACCCACAATACCTAAACAAGATGATAAATGAGTGCATGCCAAGAGACATAGTGGAAGACATCATAATAATCCTCAACTGTCTGGTATATTTTGCCAGAGATGATGGAAAATCTCTGCTCATCTAA